Proteins encoded by one window of Enterobacter pseudoroggenkampii:
- a CDS encoding SpoVR family protein translates to MATIDSLNKDNTRLSDGPDWTFELLDVYLAEIDRVAKLYRLDTYPHQIEVITSEQMMDAYSSVGMPINYPHWSFGKKFIETERLYKHGQQGLAYEIVINSNPCIAYLMEENTITMQALVMAHACYGHNSFFKNNYLFRSWTDASSIVDYLIFARKYITDCEERYGVDEVEKLLDSCHALMNYGVDRYKRPQKISLQEEKARQKSREEYLQSQVNMLWRTLPKREEEKAVAEARRYPSEPQENLLYFMEKNAPLLEPWQREILRIVRKVSQYFYPQKQTQVMNEGWATFWHYTILNHLYDEGKVTERFMMEFLHSHTNVVFQPPYNSPWYSGINPYALGFAMFQDIKRICQSPTEEDKYWFPDIAGSDWLETLHFAMRDFKDESFISQFMSPKIMRDFRFFTVLDDDRNNYLEISAIHNEEGYREIRSRLSSQYNLSNLEPNIQVWNVDLRGDRSLTLRYIPHNRAPLDKGRKEVLKHVHRLWGFDVQLEQQNEDGSVELLERCPARLNTL, encoded by the coding sequence ATGGCTACTATTGATTCCCTGAACAAGGACAACACACGTCTGAGCGATGGACCCGACTGGACCTTCGAGCTGCTGGATGTTTACCTCGCCGAAATCGACCGGGTCGCAAAACTGTATCGTCTGGATACCTATCCCCATCAGATTGAAGTCATTACGTCCGAACAGATGATGGACGCCTACTCCAGCGTCGGGATGCCGATTAACTATCCGCACTGGTCGTTTGGTAAAAAATTTATTGAAACAGAGCGGCTGTATAAGCACGGCCAGCAGGGGCTGGCGTATGAGATTGTCATTAACTCCAATCCGTGTATCGCCTATTTAATGGAAGAGAACACCATTACCATGCAGGCGCTGGTGATGGCGCACGCCTGCTACGGGCACAACTCCTTTTTCAAGAATAACTACCTGTTCCGCAGCTGGACGGATGCCAGCTCCATCGTCGATTACCTGATCTTCGCCCGTAAATATATTACCGACTGCGAAGAGCGCTACGGCGTGGACGAAGTGGAAAAACTGCTCGACTCCTGCCACGCGCTGATGAACTACGGCGTGGACCGCTACAAACGTCCGCAGAAAATCTCCCTGCAGGAGGAGAAAGCGCGGCAGAAAAGCCGCGAAGAGTATCTGCAGAGCCAGGTGAACATGCTGTGGCGCACCCTGCCGAAGCGTGAGGAAGAAAAAGCGGTCGCCGAAGCGCGTCGTTATCCGTCCGAGCCGCAGGAAAACCTGCTCTATTTTATGGAGAAGAACGCCCCGCTGCTGGAGCCGTGGCAGCGTGAGATCCTGCGCATCGTGCGCAAGGTGAGCCAGTATTTCTATCCGCAAAAGCAGACGCAGGTGATGAACGAAGGCTGGGCGACATTCTGGCACTACACCATCCTCAACCATCTGTACGACGAGGGTAAAGTTACCGAGCGGTTCATGATGGAATTCCTCCACAGCCATACCAACGTGGTGTTCCAGCCGCCTTACAACAGCCCGTGGTACAGCGGCATTAACCCGTATGCGCTTGGCTTTGCCATGTTCCAGGACATTAAGCGTATCTGCCAGTCGCCAACGGAAGAAGACAAGTACTGGTTCCCGGATATCGCCGGCTCTGACTGGCTGGAAACGCTGCACTTTGCGATGCGCGACTTCAAGGATGAGAGCTTCATCAGCCAGTTTATGTCGCCGAAGATCATGCGTGACTTCCGCTTCTTCACCGTGCTGGACGACGACCGCAACAACTATCTGGAGATCTCCGCAATCCACAACGAGGAGGGTTACCGTGAGATCCGCTCTCGCCTCTCTTCCCAGTACAACCTGAGCAACCTTGAGCCGAATATTCAGGTGTGGAACGTCGATTTGCGCGGTGACCGCTCCCTGACGCTGCGCTATATCCCGCACAATCGCGCGCCGCTGGATAAAGGGCGCAAAGAGGTGCTGAAGCATGTGCATCGCCTGTGGGGCTTTGACGTGCAGCTGGAGCAGCAGAATGAAGACGGGAGCGTCGAGCTGCTGGAACGCTGCCCGGCGCGGTTGAATACGCTGTAG
- the fadR gene encoding fatty acid metabolism transcriptional regulator FadR, with protein MVIKAQSPAGFAEEYIIESIWNNRFPAGSILPAERELSELIGVTRTTLREVLQRLARDGWLTIQHGKPTKVNNFWETSGLNILETLARLDHESVPQLIDNLLSVRTNIATIFIRTAFRQHPEDALAVLATANEVEDHADAFATLDYNVFRGLAFASGNPVYGLILNGMKGLYTRIGRHYFANPEARSLALGFYHKLSKLCTEGLHDQVYETVRRYGHDSGEIWHRMQKTLPGDLAIQSR; from the coding sequence ATGGTCATTAAGGCGCAGAGCCCGGCGGGTTTCGCGGAAGAGTACATCATTGAAAGCATCTGGAATAATCGTTTCCCTGCGGGGTCCATTCTTCCGGCTGAACGCGAACTCTCTGAACTGATTGGCGTCACTCGCACCACGCTGCGTGAAGTGCTCCAGCGGCTGGCGCGCGATGGCTGGTTGACTATCCAGCACGGCAAGCCGACGAAAGTAAACAACTTCTGGGAAACGTCCGGGCTGAACATTCTTGAAACGCTGGCGCGTCTCGACCATGAAAGCGTGCCGCAGCTCATTGATAATCTTCTCTCCGTTCGCACCAACATCGCGACGATCTTTATTCGTACCGCTTTCCGTCAGCATCCGGAAGACGCCCTTGCGGTGCTGGCCACAGCGAACGAGGTGGAAGATCACGCCGATGCTTTTGCCACCCTCGATTACAACGTGTTTCGCGGCCTGGCGTTTGCCTCCGGCAACCCGGTGTATGGCCTGATCCTCAACGGTATGAAAGGGCTTTATACCCGCATCGGCCGCCACTACTTTGCCAATCCGGAAGCGCGTAGCCTTGCGCTGGGCTTCTACCATAAGCTGAGCAAGCTCTGTACTGAAGGCCTGCACGATCAGGTTTATGAGACGGTGCGCCGCTACGGTCATGATTCCGGTGAAATCTGGCACCGCATGCAGAAAACGCTGCCGGGCGATTTGGCGATTCAGAGCCGCTGA
- the nhaB gene encoding Na(+)/H(+) antiporter NhaB, whose translation MEISFGRALWRNFLGQSPDWYKLILLVFLVVNPLLFSVNPFIAGWLLVAEFIFTLAMALKCYPLLPGGLLAFEAVVIGMTRAEHVKAELASNLEVLLLLMFMVAGIYFMKQLLLFIFTRLLLSIPSKMLLSLAFCLAAAFLSAFLDALTVVAVVISVAVGFYGIYHRVASSRPGEDLQDDSHVDAHNREVLEQFRAFLRSLMMHAGVGTALGGVMTMVGEPQNLIIAKAAGWHFGEFFLRMAPVSVPVLFCGLATCLLVEKFRLFGYGAQLPEPVRQELHKFDLQSRRQRTRQETLRLIAQGIIGVWLIAALAFHLAEVGLIGLSVIILATTFTGVTDEHAIGKAFTEALPFTALLAVFFAVVAVIIDQHLFAPIIAFVLKASPDAQLSLFYLFNGLLSSISDNVFVGTVYINEAKAAMEQSVISAGQFELLAVAINTGTNLPSVATPNGQAAFLFLLTSALAPLIRLSYGRMVWMALPYTLVLTIVGLLCVKITLIPCTQWLIQAGILAAQ comes from the coding sequence GTGGAAATTTCTTTTGGGCGCGCACTGTGGCGCAACTTTTTAGGCCAGTCTCCGGACTGGTACAAACTTATACTTCTGGTGTTCCTGGTCGTTAACCCTCTCCTCTTTAGCGTAAACCCGTTCATTGCCGGGTGGCTGCTGGTGGCGGAGTTTATCTTCACCCTGGCCATGGCGCTGAAATGCTATCCCCTGCTGCCGGGCGGACTGCTGGCGTTTGAGGCCGTCGTCATCGGCATGACCCGCGCCGAGCACGTCAAAGCCGAGCTGGCATCCAATCTCGAAGTGCTTCTGCTGCTGATGTTTATGGTGGCGGGCATCTACTTTATGAAACAGCTGCTGCTGTTTATCTTCACGCGCCTGCTGCTCAGCATTCCGTCGAAAATGTTGCTCTCGCTGGCGTTTTGCCTTGCGGCCGCCTTCCTGTCGGCCTTCCTGGATGCGCTGACGGTCGTCGCGGTGGTGATAAGCGTAGCGGTGGGGTTTTACGGTATTTATCACCGCGTGGCCTCCTCTCGTCCGGGCGAGGATTTGCAGGATGACAGCCACGTCGATGCGCATAATCGTGAGGTACTGGAACAGTTTCGCGCCTTCCTGCGCAGCCTGATGATGCATGCTGGCGTCGGTACCGCGCTGGGCGGCGTGATGACCATGGTGGGCGAACCGCAAAACCTGATCATTGCCAAAGCGGCGGGCTGGCACTTCGGTGAGTTCTTCCTGAGAATGGCGCCGGTGAGCGTACCGGTGCTTTTCTGCGGGCTGGCGACCTGTCTGCTGGTGGAGAAGTTTCGCCTCTTTGGCTATGGGGCCCAGCTCCCGGAGCCGGTACGTCAGGAGCTGCATAAATTCGATCTGCAGAGCCGACGCCAGCGGACGCGCCAGGAGACGCTGCGTCTGATTGCGCAGGGCATCATCGGCGTCTGGCTGATCGCCGCGCTGGCGTTCCATCTTGCCGAAGTGGGGCTGATTGGCCTGTCGGTCATTATTCTCGCCACCACCTTTACCGGCGTGACGGACGAGCATGCCATCGGTAAGGCGTTTACCGAAGCCCTGCCATTTACCGCCCTGCTGGCGGTGTTCTTTGCCGTCGTGGCGGTGATAATCGACCAGCATCTGTTCGCGCCGATTATTGCCTTTGTCTTAAAGGCATCGCCGGATGCTCAGCTGTCGCTGTTTTACCTGTTCAACGGCCTGCTCTCGTCGATCTCAGATAACGTCTTCGTCGGGACGGTCTATATCAACGAGGCCAAAGCGGCTATGGAGCAAAGCGTTATCAGCGCCGGACAGTTTGAGCTGCTGGCCGTGGCGATCAATACCGGCACCAACCTGCCATCGGTGGCGACGCCAAACGGCCAGGCCGCCTTCCTGTTCCTCCTGACCTCCGCCCTCGCGCCGCTCATACGACTTTCTTATGGCAGGATGGTGTGGATGGCGCTGCCCTATACGCTGGTGCTCACGATCGTGGGATTGCTTTGCGTCAAAATTACCCTCATTCCCTGTACGCAATGGTTGATACAAGCGGGTATACTTGCGGCGCAATAA
- the dsbB gene encoding disulfide bond formation protein DsbB, with translation MLRFLNQCSRGRGAWLLMALTAFALEMVALWFQHVMGLKPCVLCIYERCALFGIMGAGLVGAIAPKSPLRYAGIAIWIYSAWKGIELSWQHTMMQLHPSPFMTCDFAARFPSWLPLDKWLPQVFVASGDCSVRQWEFLTLEMPQWLVGIFAAYFVVALLVLIAQPFKPKKRDLFGR, from the coding sequence ATGTTGAGATTTTTAAACCAGTGCTCCCGCGGTCGCGGAGCGTGGTTGTTAATGGCCCTGACCGCCTTTGCGCTGGAAATGGTCGCGCTGTGGTTCCAGCATGTAATGGGACTCAAACCTTGCGTGCTTTGTATTTATGAACGCTGCGCACTGTTCGGCATTATGGGTGCGGGCCTGGTGGGCGCGATTGCCCCAAAATCGCCGCTTCGCTATGCCGGTATTGCCATCTGGATATACAGCGCCTGGAAAGGAATTGAACTCTCCTGGCAGCACACCATGATGCAATTGCATCCGTCACCGTTTATGACCTGTGATTTTGCCGCCCGCTTCCCGAGCTGGCTGCCGCTGGACAAATGGCTGCCGCAGGTGTTTGTCGCATCCGGTGACTGCTCCGTTCGTCAGTGGGAATTCCTGACGCTGGAGATGCCGCAGTGGCTGGTGGGTATTTTTGCCGCCTACTTCGTCGTGGCGCTGCTGGTGCTGATTGCCCAGCCGTTCAAACCGAAGAAACGCGATTTGTTCGGAAGGTAA
- a CDS encoding YcgN family cysteine cluster protein translates to MNDIPFWQSKTLDDMTDAEWESLCDGCGQCCLHKLMDEDTDEIYFTNVACKQLNIKTCQCRNYERRFEFEPDCIKLTRDNLPTFEWLPHTCAYRLLAEGKGLPDWHPLLTGSKAAMHGERISVRHIAVKESEVRDWEDHIMNHPTR, encoded by the coding sequence ATGAACGACATCCCTTTCTGGCAAAGCAAAACTCTCGACGACATGACGGACGCGGAATGGGAATCCTTATGCGACGGCTGCGGTCAGTGCTGCCTGCACAAGCTGATGGATGAAGACACGGACGAAATCTACTTCACCAACGTTGCCTGCAAGCAGTTAAACATTAAAACCTGCCAGTGCCGTAACTATGAGCGCCGCTTCGAGTTTGAGCCGGATTGCATCAAGTTAACCCGGGATAATTTGCCCACCTTTGAATGGCTGCCGCATACCTGCGCGTATCGCCTGCTGGCGGAAGGGAAAGGTCTGCCTGACTGGCATCCGCTGTTAACCGGTTCAAAAGCGGCGATGCACGGTGAGCGCATTTCAGTGCGCCACATCGCGGTGAAAGAGTCCGAGGTGCGTGACTGGGAAGACCACATCATGAACCACCCGACCCGTTGA
- a CDS encoding fumarylacetoacetate hydrolase family protein, giving the protein MYQHHNWQGALLDYPVSKVVCVGSNYAKHIQEMGSATPEEPVLFIKPETALCDIRQPLALPQELGSVHHEVELAVLIGATLRQASEDHVQKAIAGYGVALDLTLRDVQGKMKKAGQPWEKAKGFDNSCPISAFVPVSEFTGDPQDTPLSLKVNGEIRQQGTTADMIHKIVPLIAYMSRFFTLKPGDVILTGTPEGVGPLLSGDELEVGFNGLSLKTRVL; this is encoded by the coding sequence ATGTATCAACATCACAACTGGCAAGGTGCATTACTGGATTATCCCGTCAGCAAAGTCGTCTGCGTGGGCAGCAACTATGCAAAACATATTCAGGAGATGGGCAGCGCGACGCCAGAAGAGCCGGTTCTGTTCATTAAGCCTGAAACGGCGCTTTGCGATATCCGCCAGCCGCTGGCCCTGCCGCAGGAGCTCGGCTCGGTGCATCACGAAGTTGAACTCGCCGTGCTGATCGGCGCAACGCTGCGTCAGGCCTCCGAAGATCATGTTCAGAAAGCGATTGCCGGCTACGGCGTGGCGCTGGATCTGACGCTACGTGACGTGCAGGGCAAAATGAAGAAAGCCGGGCAGCCTTGGGAAAAAGCCAAAGGGTTTGATAATTCCTGCCCGATCTCGGCGTTTGTGCCGGTGAGCGAATTTACCGGCGATCCGCAGGACACCCCGCTCAGCCTGAAGGTTAACGGTGAAATCCGCCAGCAGGGGACCACGGCAGACATGATCCATAAGATTGTGCCGCTGATCGCCTACATGAGCCGCTTCTTTACCCTGAAGCCGGGCGATGTGATCCTGACCGGAACCCCAGAAGGTGTTGGCCCGCTGCTCAGCGGTGACGAGCTTGAGGTCGGTTTTAACGGCCTGTCGCTGAAAACCCGCGTGCTGTAA
- a CDS encoding YcgL domain-containing protein gives MFCVIYRSTSRDQTYLYVEKKDDFSRVPEELMKNFGRPQLAMLLPLDGRKKLINADLDKVKTALAEQGYYLQLPPPPENLLKQHLEANGKK, from the coding sequence ATGTTTTGTGTGATCTACAGAAGTACAAGCCGTGACCAGACCTATCTTTATGTCGAAAAGAAAGACGATTTTTCACGCGTGCCTGAAGAATTAATGAAGAACTTTGGCCGACCACAGCTGGCGATGCTGCTGCCGCTTGATGGTCGTAAGAAACTGATTAATGCCGATCTGGATAAAGTAAAAACGGCCTTAGCCGAGCAAGGCTATTATTTACAGCTTCCACCGCCACCCGAGAATTTATTAAAACAGCATCTTGAGGCGAACGGTAAAAAATAG
- the minC gene encoding septum site-determining protein MinC translates to MSNTPIELKGSSFTLSVVHLHDAKPEVIRQALEDKIAQAPAFLKHAPVVINVSGLEAPVNWKLLQQAVSSTGLRIVGISGCKDTELKAEIERAGLPLLNEGKEKASRAAPVAVQTPPPAVQNVTTVTKTRMIDVPVRSGQRIYAPNCDLIVTSHVSAGAELIADGNIHVYGMMRGRALAGASGDRDAQIFCTHLTAELVSIAGEYWLSDKIPAEFYGKAARLLLADDALTVQPLN, encoded by the coding sequence ATGTCAAACACGCCCATCGAGCTTAAAGGCAGTAGCTTCACCTTATCAGTAGTACATTTGCATGATGCAAAACCCGAGGTTATTCGTCAGGCGTTAGAGGACAAAATCGCCCAGGCTCCCGCCTTTCTGAAGCACGCCCCTGTTGTTATCAACGTTAGCGGTCTTGAGGCTCCGGTTAACTGGAAACTTCTCCAGCAGGCCGTCTCCTCGACCGGACTGCGTATCGTGGGCATCAGCGGCTGCAAAGATACTGAGCTGAAAGCGGAAATTGAGCGTGCGGGGCTGCCTCTTCTGAATGAGGGCAAAGAAAAAGCCTCGCGTGCAGCACCCGTTGCCGTGCAAACGCCCCCTCCTGCGGTGCAAAACGTTACTACCGTCACAAAAACGCGAATGATTGATGTGCCGGTTCGTTCCGGTCAGCGCATTTATGCACCAAACTGTGATCTGATTGTTACAAGCCACGTCAGTGCTGGCGCTGAGCTGATTGCAGATGGCAACATTCACGTATACGGTATGATGCGTGGACGTGCGCTCGCGGGTGCAAGTGGCGATCGAGACGCGCAAATATTTTGTACTCACCTGACGGCGGAACTGGTGTCCATCGCAGGTGAATATTGGCTGAGCGACAAGATCCCAGCCGAATTTTATGGCAAAGCGGCTCGCCTGCTTCTGGCAGACGACGCGTTGACCGTTCAACCGTTGAATTGA
- the minD gene encoding septum site-determining protein MinD translates to MARIIVVTSGKGGVGKTTSSAAIATGLAQKGKKTIVIDFDIGLRNLDLIMGCERRVVYDFVNVIQGDATLNQAMIKDKRTENLYILPASQTRDKDALTREGVEKVLDELKKMDFDFIVCDSPAGIETGALMALYFADEAIITTNPEVSSVRDSDRILGILASKSRRAENGEDPIKEHLLLTRYNPGRVNKGDMLSMEDVLEILRIKLVGVIPEDQSVLRASNQGEPVILDTLADAGKAYADTVDRLLGEERPFRFIEEEKKGFLKRLFGG, encoded by the coding sequence ATGGCACGCATTATTGTTGTTACTTCGGGTAAAGGAGGCGTTGGCAAGACCACCTCCAGCGCGGCCATCGCTACTGGTTTGGCCCAGAAGGGAAAGAAAACCATCGTTATCGACTTCGATATCGGTCTGCGTAACCTCGACCTCATCATGGGATGTGAGCGTCGCGTCGTGTATGACTTCGTGAACGTCATTCAGGGCGATGCCACGCTGAACCAGGCGATGATTAAAGACAAGCGCACCGAGAACCTCTACATTCTCCCGGCCTCTCAGACGCGTGACAAAGACGCCCTGACCCGTGAAGGAGTGGAAAAGGTGCTCGATGAGCTGAAAAAAATGGATTTCGACTTCATTGTCTGCGACTCCCCTGCCGGCATCGAAACCGGTGCCCTGATGGCACTGTACTTCGCTGATGAAGCGATCATCACCACTAACCCTGAAGTTTCATCCGTGCGTGACTCAGACCGCATTTTGGGGATCCTCGCCTCTAAATCCCGTCGTGCGGAAAATGGCGAAGACCCGATTAAAGAACACCTGCTGCTCACCCGCTACAATCCGGGCCGCGTGAACAAAGGTGACATGCTGAGCATGGAAGACGTGCTGGAGATCCTGCGCATTAAGCTGGTGGGCGTTATCCCGGAAGATCAGTCCGTGTTACGCGCTTCTAACCAGGGCGAGCCAGTGATCCTTGATACATTGGCAGATGCAGGTAAAGCTTACGCCGATACCGTTGACCGTCTGCTGGGAGAAGAACGTCCTTTCCGCTTCATTGAAGAAGAGAAGAAAGGTTTCCTCAAACGCCTGTTCGGAGGATAA
- the minE gene encoding cell division topological specificity factor MinE, giving the protein MALLDFFLSRKKNTANIAKERLQIIVAERRRSDAEPHYLPQLRKDILEVICKYVQIDPEMVTVQLEQKDGDISILELNVTLPEAEESRP; this is encoded by the coding sequence ATGGCATTACTGGACTTTTTTCTCTCGCGGAAAAAGAACACCGCCAACATCGCAAAAGAACGTCTGCAAATTATCGTTGCGGAGCGTCGTCGTAGCGACGCCGAGCCTCACTACCTGCCACAGCTGCGTAAGGACATCCTGGAAGTGATCTGTAAGTACGTGCAGATTGACCCGGAGATGGTGACGGTGCAGCTGGAACAAAAAGACGGGGATATTTCGATTCTGGAGCTGAACGTGACGCTCCCGGAAGCGGAAGAGTCGCGTCCGTAG
- the rnd gene encoding ribonuclease D — translation MNYQMITTNDELASLCEVTRDFPAIALDTEFVRTRTYYPQLGLIQMYDGKHVSLIDPLGITDWTPMRDLLLDTAVTKYLHAGSEDLEVFLNTFGIMPQPLIDTQILAAFSNRPLSWGFAAMVEEYTGLTLDKSESRTDWLARPLTERQLEYAAADVFYLLPIAGQLMKEAEASGWLPAALDECRMTQQRRQEVVDPKEAWRDISNAWQLRTRQLACLQLLADWRLRKARERDLAVNFVVREEHLWAVARYMPGSLGELDSIGLSGSEIRFHGKTLLALVAKAQELPEDALPEPLLNLMDMPGYRKAFKEIKALVQNVATESKLSAELLASRRQINQLLNWHWKLKPQNGVPEMMAGWRGELMADRLNTLLEGYPR, via the coding sequence TTGAATTACCAGATGATCACGACCAACGACGAGCTGGCTTCGCTGTGCGAAGTGACGCGCGACTTTCCTGCCATTGCCCTGGATACCGAGTTTGTCCGTACCCGGACCTATTATCCGCAGCTGGGTTTGATTCAGATGTACGACGGTAAACACGTGTCGCTGATCGACCCTCTCGGCATTACCGACTGGACGCCGATGCGTGACCTGCTGCTCGATACCGCCGTGACGAAATACCTGCACGCAGGCAGTGAAGATCTGGAAGTCTTTCTGAACACCTTTGGCATCATGCCCCAGCCGCTGATTGACACGCAGATCCTTGCGGCATTCAGCAATCGTCCGCTCTCATGGGGCTTTGCTGCCATGGTAGAGGAGTATACGGGGCTGACGCTGGATAAAAGTGAATCCCGTACCGACTGGCTGGCGCGTCCGCTAACCGAGCGTCAGCTGGAGTATGCGGCGGCAGACGTGTTTTACCTGCTGCCGATTGCCGGACAGTTAATGAAAGAGGCAGAAGCCTCCGGATGGCTGCCTGCGGCGCTCGACGAGTGTCGTATGACCCAGCAGCGTCGTCAGGAAGTCGTTGACCCGAAAGAGGCCTGGCGCGACATCAGCAACGCCTGGCAGCTGCGTACGCGTCAGCTGGCGTGCCTGCAGCTGCTGGCAGACTGGCGTTTGCGTAAAGCGCGCGAGCGCGATCTGGCCGTTAACTTTGTGGTTCGCGAAGAACATCTCTGGGCGGTGGCGCGCTATATGCCGGGCAGCCTGGGAGAGCTGGACAGCATTGGGCTTTCGGGCAGCGAGATCCGCTTCCACGGCAAAACCCTGCTGGCGTTGGTCGCAAAAGCGCAGGAGCTGCCGGAAGATGCGCTACCGGAACCGCTGCTGAACCTGATGGATATGCCGGGCTATCGCAAAGCGTTTAAGGAGATCAAAGCGCTGGTGCAGAACGTTGCAACGGAAAGCAAGCTAAGCGCTGAACTGCTCGCCTCACGTCGTCAGATTAACCAGCTGCTGAACTGGCACTGGAAGCTGAAGCCGCAGAATGGCGTACCGGAAATGATGGCGGGGTGGCGCGGGGAATTGATGGCCGATCGCCTGAATACGCTGCTGGAAGGGTATCCGCGATAA
- the fadD gene encoding long-chain-fatty-acid--CoA ligase FadD — protein sequence MKKVWLNRYPADVPAEINPDRYQSLVELFEHSVRRYADQPAFVNMGEVMTFRKLEERSRAFAAYLQEGLGLQKGDRVALMMPNLLQYPVALFGILRAGMIVVNVNPLYTPRELEHQLNDSGAVAIVIVSNFAHTLEKVVDKTQVKHVILTRMGDQLSTAKGTLVNFVVKYVKRLVPKYHLPDAISFRRALHAGYRMQYVKPEVVAEDLAFLQYTGGTTGVAKGAMLTHRNMLANLEQVNATYGPLLHPGKEVVITALPLYHIFALTMNCLLFIELGGQNILITNPRDIPGLVKELAKYPFTAMTGVNTLFNALLNNKEFQQLDFSTLHLSAGGGMPVQQAVAERWVKLTGQYLLEGYGLTECAPLVSVNPHDIDYHSGSIGLPVPSTEAKLVDDNDNEVAPGEPGELCVKGPQVMLGYWQRPDATDEIIKDGWLHTGDIAVMDDEGFLRIVDRKKDMILVSGFNVYPNEIEDVVMQHSGVLEVAAVGVPSGSSGEAVKIFVVKKDPSLTEEALVTFCRRQLTGYKVPKLVEFRDELPKSNVGKILRRELRDEARGKVDNKA from the coding sequence TTGAAGAAGGTTTGGCTTAACCGTTATCCCGCAGATGTTCCTGCTGAGATCAATCCTGACCGTTATCAATCCCTGGTGGAATTATTTGAACACTCGGTAAGGCGCTACGCGGACCAGCCCGCATTTGTGAATATGGGCGAGGTGATGACGTTCCGTAAGCTGGAGGAGCGCAGCCGGGCGTTTGCGGCGTATCTGCAGGAAGGGCTGGGGCTGCAAAAAGGGGATCGCGTCGCGCTGATGATGCCGAACCTGCTGCAATACCCGGTGGCGCTGTTCGGTATCCTGCGTGCCGGGATGATCGTCGTCAACGTCAACCCGCTGTATACCCCGCGCGAGCTGGAGCATCAGCTGAACGACAGCGGCGCGGTTGCGATTGTCATTGTGTCCAACTTTGCCCATACGCTGGAAAAGGTGGTCGACAAAACCCAGGTGAAACACGTCATCCTGACGCGCATGGGGGACCAGCTCTCCACAGCTAAAGGCACGCTGGTTAACTTTGTCGTCAAATACGTCAAACGTCTGGTGCCAAAATATCATCTGCCGGACGCCATCTCCTTCCGCCGCGCGCTGCATGCGGGTTACCGTATGCAGTATGTGAAACCCGAAGTGGTCGCGGAAGATCTTGCGTTTCTGCAATACACAGGCGGGACCACCGGCGTCGCCAAAGGGGCCATGCTTACCCACCGCAATATGCTGGCAAACCTTGAACAGGTAAACGCCACCTACGGGCCGCTGCTGCATCCGGGCAAAGAGGTGGTGATCACCGCGCTTCCGCTGTATCACATCTTTGCGTTGACCATGAACTGCCTGCTGTTTATTGAACTGGGTGGTCAGAACATCCTCATCACCAACCCGCGCGATATCCCGGGCCTGGTGAAAGAGCTGGCGAAATACCCGTTCACCGCCATGACAGGGGTAAACACCCTGTTTAACGCGCTGCTGAATAACAAAGAGTTCCAGCAGCTGGATTTCTCCACGCTGCATCTCTCAGCGGGCGGAGGCATGCCGGTTCAGCAGGCGGTCGCCGAGCGCTGGGTGAAGCTCACCGGTCAGTATTTGCTGGAGGGCTATGGCCTGACGGAATGCGCGCCGCTGGTCAGCGTTAACCCGCATGATATCGACTATCACAGTGGAAGCATTGGTCTGCCGGTTCCTTCCACAGAGGCCAAACTGGTCGATGATAACGATAACGAAGTCGCGCCGGGCGAGCCGGGGGAGCTGTGCGTCAAAGGTCCGCAGGTGATGCTGGGCTACTGGCAGCGCCCCGATGCGACCGACGAAATCATCAAAGACGGCTGGCTGCACACCGGTGATATTGCGGTGATGGATGACGAAGGCTTCCTGCGCATCGTCGATCGTAAGAAAGACATGATCCTGGTCTCCGGTTTCAACGTCTATCCGAATGAGATCGAAGACGTGGTTATGCAGCACAGCGGCGTGCTCGAAGTGGCGGCAGTCGGCGTGCCTTCCGGCAGCAGCGGTGAAGCGGTGAAGATATTTGTGGTCAAGAAAGATCCTTCTCTCACCGAGGAAGCGCTGGTAACGTTTTGTCGTCGTCAGCTGACGGGCTACAAGGTGCCGAAGCTGGTGGAATTCCGCGACGAGCTGCCGAAATCCAACGTCGGGAAGATATTACGACGAGAATTACGTGACGAAGCCCGTGGCAAAGTAGACAATAAGGCCTGA